Proteins from a genomic interval of Pseudomonas silesiensis:
- a CDS encoding uracil-xanthine permease family protein has translation MQDEFNDPLWRTVLSGAQMLFVAFGALVLMPLITGLDPNVALFTAGLGTILFQIVTGRQVPVFLASSFAFITPIILAKGQFGLAATMGGIMAAGFVYTFLGLAVKIKGTGFIDRLLPPVVIGPVIISIGLAMAPIAANMAMGKSGDGAELIHYQTAMLISMPALLTTLIVAVFGKGIFRLVPIISGVLVGFAMAFYFGVVDTAKIAAAPWFAIPHFTAPEFNWQAILFIVPVALAPAIEHIGGVIAVGSVTGRDYLKKPGLHRTLLGDGIATTAAGLFGGPPNTTYAEVTGAVMLTKNYNPKIMTWAAIFAISLAFVGKFGALLQSIPVPVMGGILCLLFGSIAAVGMNTLIRHKIDLGEARNLVIVSVTLVFGIGGVLVGTGTGPDDFGLKGIALCAVTAIALNLLLPGNDSWKHKKADETLL, from the coding sequence ATGCAGGATGAGTTCAACGATCCGCTCTGGCGCACGGTGCTGTCTGGTGCGCAGATGCTGTTCGTGGCGTTCGGGGCGTTGGTATTGATGCCGCTGATTACCGGCCTCGATCCGAACGTGGCACTGTTCACTGCTGGCCTTGGGACGATTCTGTTTCAGATCGTCACCGGGCGTCAGGTGCCCGTGTTCCTGGCGTCGAGCTTTGCCTTTATTACCCCGATCATTCTCGCCAAGGGCCAATTCGGACTCGCAGCGACCATGGGCGGTATCATGGCGGCAGGCTTCGTCTACACCTTCCTCGGCCTGGCAGTGAAAATCAAAGGCACCGGTTTCATCGACCGTTTGCTGCCCCCGGTGGTGATTGGCCCGGTCATCATCTCCATCGGCCTGGCCATGGCGCCGATTGCCGCGAACATGGCGATGGGCAAGTCGGGCGACGGCGCCGAGCTGATTCATTACCAGACGGCGATGTTGATCTCGATGCCGGCGTTGCTGACCACCCTGATCGTCGCGGTGTTCGGCAAAGGCATTTTTCGCCTGGTGCCGATTATCTCCGGCGTGCTGGTGGGCTTTGCGATGGCGTTCTATTTCGGCGTGGTCGATACCGCGAAGATCGCCGCCGCTCCCTGGTTTGCGATTCCACACTTCACCGCGCCGGAGTTCAACTGGCAGGCGATTCTGTTCATCGTCCCGGTGGCATTGGCGCCGGCCATCGAGCATATCGGCGGCGTGATTGCCGTGGGCAGCGTGACCGGTCGCGACTACCTGAAGAAGCCCGGCCTGCACCGCACGTTGCTCGGTGACGGGATTGCGACCACCGCCGCCGGCCTGTTTGGCGGTCCGCCTAACACCACGTACGCCGAAGTGACGGGCGCGGTGATGCTGACCAAGAACTACAACCCGAAAATCATGACCTGGGCGGCGATCTTCGCCATCAGCCTGGCATTCGTCGGCAAATTCGGTGCGCTACTGCAAAGCATCCCGGTGCCGGTGATGGGCGGGATTCTGTGCCTGTTGTTCGGCTCGATCGCGGCGGTGGGGATGAACACCCTGATCCGCCATAAAATCGACCTGGGCGAGGCGCGCAATCTGGTGATTGTCTCGGTAACACTGGTGTTCGGGATTGGCGGCGTGCTGGTCGGCACCGGCACTGGCCCGGACGACTTCGGCCTCAAAGGCATCGCGCTGTGCGCGGTAACGGCGATTGCGCTGAACCTGTTGCTGCCGGGCAATGACAGCTGGAAGCACAAGAAGGCGGATGAGACGCTGTTGTAA
- the upp gene encoding uracil phosphoribosyltransferase, whose amino-acid sequence MPILEIRHPLIRHKLGLMRRADISTKNFRELAQEVGALLTYEATKDLPLETYDIEGWAGTVSVEKIAGKKITVVPILRAGIGMLEGVLSLIPGAKVSAVGVARNEQTLQAHTYLEKLVPEINERLAMIIDPMLATGSSMVATIDLLKKAGCRDIRAMVLVAAPEGIAAVEKAHPDVTIYTASIDEKLNEHGYIIPGLGDAGDKIFGTKQKDA is encoded by the coding sequence ATGCCCATCCTCGAGATCCGCCATCCGCTGATCCGTCATAAACTTGGCCTTATGCGCCGCGCCGACATCAGCACCAAGAATTTCCGTGAGCTCGCTCAGGAAGTCGGCGCCCTGCTGACCTACGAAGCCACCAAAGACCTGCCGCTGGAAACCTACGATATCGAAGGTTGGGCCGGCACCGTGTCGGTGGAGAAAATCGCCGGCAAGAAAATTACCGTGGTACCGATCCTGCGCGCCGGTATCGGCATGCTCGAAGGCGTGCTCAGCCTGATCCCGGGCGCCAAGGTCAGCGCCGTGGGCGTGGCCCGCAACGAACAGACCCTGCAAGCTCATACCTACCTGGAAAAACTGGTCCCGGAAATCAACGAACGCCTGGCGATGATCATCGACCCGATGCTCGCCACCGGCAGTTCCATGGTCGCCACCATCGACCTGCTGAAGAAAGCCGGGTGCCGCGACATCCGCGCCATGGTGCTGGTCGCTGCACCAGAAGGCATCGCCGCCGTGGAGAAGGCTCACCCGGACGTGACCATCTACACCGCTTCCATCGATGAAAAATTGAATGAACACGGTTACATCATCCCAGGCTTGGGCGATGCCGGTGACAAGATCTTCGGTACCAAGCAGAAGGACGCGTGA
- a CDS encoding hypoxanthine-guanine phosphoribosyltransferase, producing the protein MSADLEHIRQIMREADCLYTEAEVEAAIARVGAHINDQLAESNPVVFCVMNGGLIFAGKLLTHLQFPLEASYLHATRYRNETSGGDLFWKAKPEVSFIDRDVLIIDDILDEGHTLGAIIDFCKHAGARKVHTAVLIDKDHDRKARPDLKADFVGLPCIDRYIFGYGMDYKGYWRNANGIFAVKGM; encoded by the coding sequence ATGTCCGCTGATCTCGAGCATATCCGTCAAATCATGCGAGAGGCTGACTGCCTGTACACCGAAGCTGAAGTCGAGGCGGCCATCGCCCGCGTCGGTGCACACATCAACGACCAGTTGGCCGAGAGCAATCCGGTGGTGTTCTGCGTGATGAACGGCGGGCTGATCTTCGCCGGCAAGCTGCTCACGCATTTGCAATTCCCGCTGGAAGCGTCCTACCTGCACGCCACCCGTTATCGCAACGAAACCAGCGGCGGCGACCTGTTCTGGAAAGCCAAGCCGGAAGTCTCGTTCATCGACCGTGACGTGCTGATCATCGACGACATCCTCGACGAAGGTCACACCCTGGGCGCGATCATCGACTTCTGCAAACACGCCGGCGCGCGCAAAGTGCACACCGCCGTGCTGATCGACAAGGACCACGACCGCAAGGCCCGCCCGGACCTGAAAGCCGATTTCGTCGGCCTGCCGTGCATCGACCGTTACATCTTCGGTTACGGCATGGACTACAAAGGCTACTGGCGCAACGCCAACGGGATTTTTGCTGTTAAAGGAATGTAA
- a CDS encoding WbuC family cupin fold metalloprotein, with protein sequence MTTPSFLDQTLFTELAEKAAANPRGRQHHNFHQMEDACHRMAVGLQPDTYIPPHRHLGDNKAETLLVLKGRLGLLIFDESGVVVKKQILQAGGDCVGVDLPTGVFHGLVVLEADSLMFECKAGPYRPVGEGELAPWAPREGEPGVAEYHAWMRAQFD encoded by the coding sequence ATGACCACGCCGAGCTTTCTTGATCAAACCCTGTTCACTGAATTGGCCGAGAAAGCCGCGGCGAATCCTCGTGGGCGTCAGCATCACAACTTTCATCAGATGGAAGATGCCTGTCACCGCATGGCCGTAGGGTTGCAACCGGACACCTACATCCCGCCTCACCGTCATCTGGGCGATAACAAAGCCGAGACCTTACTGGTCCTCAAGGGGCGGCTTGGTCTGTTGATTTTCGACGAGTCCGGCGTGGTGGTGAAGAAGCAAATCCTGCAAGCCGGTGGCGACTGTGTGGGCGTGGACCTGCCGACCGGCGTGTTTCATGGCTTGGTGGTGCTGGAAGCCGACAGTTTGATGTTCGAGTGCAAGGCCGGTCCTTATCGTCCGGTCGGTGAGGGTGAGCTGGCGCCGTGGGCGCCGCGTGAAGGCGAGCCTGGTGTTGCCGAATATCACGCCTGGATGCGCGCGCAGTTCGATTGA
- a CDS encoding PA4642 family protein, giving the protein MRKDKKQVIGDEIGDAQIKLFLDFEPVDATSPSLHKLIKAYRGLRIDDFERFLTFFVEAGLDLDGKDEHGNDFVALIKDQRNAADYIELIEKARG; this is encoded by the coding sequence ATGCGTAAAGATAAGAAGCAAGTGATTGGTGACGAGATCGGTGATGCGCAGATCAAGCTGTTCCTCGATTTTGAGCCGGTCGATGCCACTTCGCCGTCGCTGCACAAGCTGATCAAGGCTTATCGCGGACTGCGCATCGATGATTTCGAGCGTTTTCTGACGTTCTTCGTCGAAGCCGGTCTGGATCTGGACGGCAAGGATGAGCACGGTAATGACTTCGTTGCTTTGATCAAGGATCAGCGCAATGCGGCCGATTACATCGAGTTGATCGAGAAGGCTCGCGGTTAA
- the mqo gene encoding malate dehydrogenase (quinone) yields the protein MAHNEAVDVVLVGAGIMSATLAVLLKELDPAIKLEVVELMDSGAAESSNPWNNAGTGHAGLCELNYTPQAADGTVDIKKAVHINTQFEVSKQFWTYLTKKSTFGSSRTFISPVPHLSFVQGDAGVSFLKERFELMSKHHAFADMEYTEDKATMAEWMPLMMPGRPADEVVAATRVINGTDVNFGALTNQLLKHLTSAPDAQVKYCKRVTGLKRNNGGWTVSIKDVNSGNTREVDAKFVFLGAGGAALPLLQASGIEESKGFGGFPISGQWLRCDNPEVVKHHQAKVYSQAAVGSPPMSVPHLDTRVVDGKKSLLFGPYAGFTTKFLKHGSFMDLPMSVRAGNIGPMLAVAKNNMDLTKYLVSEVMQSMEQRLESLRRFYPQAKAEDWRLEVAGQRVQIIKKDPKKGGVLQFGTELVAAKDGSLAALLGASPGASVTVSIMLELIEKCFPNKASSEWAAKLAEIFPAREKVLETDAALYRKINVQNNIALELVEASSETESYA from the coding sequence ATGGCGCATAACGAAGCAGTCGACGTAGTACTGGTTGGGGCCGGCATCATGAGTGCCACCCTGGCTGTACTGCTCAAAGAGCTCGACCCCGCGATCAAGCTGGAAGTCGTCGAGCTGATGGATTCCGGTGCCGCGGAGAGTTCGAACCCGTGGAACAACGCCGGGACCGGCCACGCCGGGCTATGCGAGCTCAACTACACGCCGCAGGCCGCCGACGGCACCGTCGACATCAAGAAAGCCGTGCACATCAATACCCAGTTCGAGGTGTCGAAGCAGTTCTGGACCTACCTGACCAAAAAGAGCACCTTCGGCTCGTCCAGGACCTTCATCAGCCCGGTGCCGCACCTGAGCTTCGTCCAGGGTGACGCTGGCGTTTCCTTCCTCAAGGAACGCTTCGAGTTGATGAGCAAGCATCACGCCTTCGCGGACATGGAATACACCGAAGACAAGGCCACCATGGCCGAGTGGATGCCGCTGATGATGCCAGGCCGGCCGGCCGACGAAGTCGTCGCCGCCACCCGCGTCATCAATGGCACCGACGTCAATTTCGGCGCCCTGACCAATCAATTGCTCAAGCACCTGACCAGCGCACCCGATGCCCAGGTCAAGTACTGCAAGCGCGTCACCGGCCTGAAGCGTAACAACGGTGGCTGGACCGTCAGCATCAAGGACGTCAACAGCGGCAACACCCGCGAAGTCGATGCCAAATTCGTCTTCCTCGGCGCCGGCGGCGCGGCATTGCCGCTGTTGCAGGCTTCGGGCATCGAAGAAAGCAAAGGCTTCGGCGGCTTCCCGATCAGCGGCCAGTGGCTGCGTTGCGACAACCCGGAGGTGGTCAAGCACCACCAGGCCAAGGTCTACAGCCAGGCAGCAGTCGGTTCGCCACCCATGTCGGTGCCGCACCTGGACACCCGTGTCGTAGACGGCAAGAAGTCCCTGCTGTTCGGGCCATACGCCGGTTTCACCACCAAGTTCCTCAAGCACGGCTCGTTCATGGACCTGCCGATGTCGGTTCGCGCCGGCAACATCGGCCCGATGCTGGCGGTGGCGAAAAACAACATGGACCTGACCAAGTACCTGGTGAGCGAAGTCATGCAGTCGATGGAGCAGCGCCTGGAATCCCTGCGTCGCTTCTACCCTCAGGCGAAAGCCGAAGACTGGCGCCTGGAAGTGGCTGGCCAACGGGTGCAGATCATCAAGAAAGATCCGAAGAAAGGCGGCGTCCTGCAGTTCGGTACCGAACTGGTCGCAGCCAAGGACGGTTCCCTTGCTGCCCTGCTCGGTGCTTCGCCCGGTGCTTCGGTGACGGTTTCGATCATGCTTGAGCTGATCGAAAAATGCTTCCCGAACAAGGCCTCCAGCGAATGGGCTGCCAAACTGGCGGAAATTTTCCCGGCACGGGAAAAGGTTCTGGAAACCGATGCTGCGCTGTATCGCAAGATCAATGTGCAGAACAACATTGCACTGGAACTGGTTGAAGCCAGCAGCGAGACCGAAAGCTACGCTTGA